Proteins found in one Terribacillus sp. DMT04 genomic segment:
- a CDS encoding sugar phosphate isomerase/epimerase yields the protein MGNQFSLAHLTALACPPPKLTYIAARAGYDFVSIRPISMMLKNEPDYNLAKNKSMLRDTKTALHQTGLQVLDIELAKIEDGMEAKQYEPAFEVGAELGARHVLCSVWTDDDVFANERFIELCELAKCYQLTIELEFVPVASVATLTQAIRMLHAAAQDNAGLLIDAHHFHRAQENVSDINSVPASWFHMFHLCDAVKEIPSAKEQMIKIMREERLYIGEGGIPIKEILQQMPTIPYSLEIPHLQRAKELGFEEYSRRCLVSAKKYISLFQDDINIS from the coding sequence GTGGGAAATCAATTTTCTTTAGCGCATCTGACAGCTTTGGCTTGTCCTCCACCTAAGCTGACTTACATTGCCGCTCGGGCAGGCTATGATTTTGTAAGTATCAGGCCTATTTCAATGATGTTAAAAAATGAACCTGATTATAATCTGGCAAAAAATAAATCGATGCTGCGTGATACCAAGACCGCACTCCATCAAACAGGTTTGCAAGTATTAGATATTGAACTGGCCAAAATAGAGGACGGTATGGAGGCAAAGCAGTATGAACCTGCTTTTGAGGTCGGAGCAGAGCTAGGGGCGCGGCATGTACTGTGCAGTGTGTGGACGGATGATGACGTATTTGCGAACGAGCGTTTTATTGAGCTCTGTGAATTGGCCAAATGCTACCAATTGACGATTGAATTAGAATTTGTTCCGGTAGCTTCCGTGGCGACGTTAACACAAGCGATCCGTATGCTGCATGCAGCTGCACAAGATAATGCAGGTCTGCTGATTGATGCCCATCATTTTCATCGTGCACAAGAAAATGTAAGCGATATCAATAGCGTACCTGCATCATGGTTTCATATGTTTCACTTATGCGATGCTGTGAAAGAGATTCCCTCTGCGAAAGAGCAGATGATAAAGATAATGAGAGAAGAACGTCTTTACATTGGGGAAGGCGGCATCCCAATAAAAGAGATATTGCAGCAAATGCCCACCATCCCTTATTCGCTTGAAATTCCGCATTTGCAGCGGGCAAAGGAATTAGGGTTCGAGGAGTATAGCAGAAGGTGTTTAGTATCTGCTAAAAAATATATCAGTCTGTTTCAGGACGATATAAACATATCCTAG
- a CDS encoding citryl-CoA lyase — translation MSGRSALEHYKNGGAWWETEISDIKKNEIVLRGKRVEDLIGNVSYSQMLYFLLVGKNLTKVQAALFESVLVAGADHGPRAPSIAAARMAATCGVSFNSAVATGINMLGDIHGGAVEGAMELLYKTEAELATNSNAVADNLQLLLSAGEKLPGFGHQLHDRDPRVNRLYELSQQVINNGEISGSYLTILGNYRQAISEQKKRTFTINVDGISAAIQCELGIPAEAAKGVFALSRGMGIVAHAYEELTQGTLIKGPCPNEAHLVRYTGEVPENQSKE, via the coding sequence ATGAGCGGTCGCAGTGCGTTAGAACATTACAAAAACGGAGGCGCTTGGTGGGAGACAGAGATTAGCGATATTAAGAAAAATGAGATTGTACTGCGCGGAAAGCGAGTAGAAGATCTAATTGGCAATGTGTCGTACAGCCAAATGCTGTATTTCTTGTTAGTAGGGAAAAACTTGACCAAAGTGCAAGCTGCTTTGTTTGAAAGTGTGCTTGTAGCTGGAGCGGATCATGGCCCGCGTGCACCCTCGATAGCAGCAGCAAGAATGGCAGCAACATGCGGTGTGTCATTTAATTCAGCTGTTGCTACGGGCATAAATATGCTCGGTGACATTCATGGCGGCGCTGTAGAAGGTGCGATGGAATTATTGTATAAGACTGAGGCAGAGCTTGCGACCAATTCAAATGCCGTGGCAGATAACTTACAGCTACTCCTATCTGCAGGTGAGAAACTTCCTGGATTCGGACACCAGCTGCATGATCGTGATCCGCGAGTAAACCGACTGTACGAATTGTCGCAGCAAGTAATAAATAACGGAGAAATCAGCGGCAGTTACCTTACAATTTTAGGGAATTACCGACAAGCTATTTCTGAACAAAAGAAACGTACCTTTACGATCAATGTGGATGGTATTTCGGCAGCTATTCAATGCGAGCTTGGTATTCCGGCAGAAGCGGCAAAGGGGGTTTTTGCTCTTTCTCGGGGGATGGGAATTGTGGCGCATGCGTATGAAGAATTAACGCAAGGGACGTTGATTAAGGGGCCATGTCCGAATGAAGCGCATCTTGTGCGTTATACAGGGGAAGTTCCGGAAAACCAGTCAAAGGAGTGA
- a CDS encoding SMI1/KNR4 family protein, with protein MNKNTTLWQGSEAEDYYPVLKITSADLKAYEDVKGIELPSLYKEHILVKNGGKPVLDSIPTNVPTTWASDHANVNVLFGLRSDDGILDTDTLIKEWNLPENIVVFAMSEDNAFFYFDYSSQKENPPIKIYEPEGNLKAYEVAKDYETFITSLYKESLDPTDDEIEAALQENEDKWSDKGLFEKYIAEDNLKELLEGITFYSTSEDLDWVIKKIIDLSESKHSAVRVAAAELILSIVEYNYEDINPKLIEKAIDVFDCDTDPDVQSYMEDIKENM; from the coding sequence ATGAATAAAAACACCACACTATGGCAAGGCAGTGAAGCAGAAGATTATTATCCTGTTTTAAAGATTACATCTGCAGATTTGAAAGCATATGAAGATGTAAAAGGAATTGAACTCCCATCGCTATATAAGGAACACATATTAGTGAAAAATGGTGGTAAGCCTGTATTAGATTCTATACCAACTAATGTTCCTACCACATGGGCTTCCGACCACGCTAACGTTAATGTGCTATTTGGACTTAGATCTGATGATGGTATTTTAGATACTGATACTCTTATTAAAGAATGGAATCTTCCAGAAAATATAGTTGTATTTGCTATGAGTGAAGATAATGCCTTCTTTTATTTTGATTATTCAAGTCAAAAAGAAAATCCCCCTATAAAAATCTATGAGCCTGAAGGTAATCTAAAAGCATACGAAGTAGCCAAAGACTATGAAACTTTTATAACTAGTCTATATAAAGAGAGTTTAGACCCGACCGATGATGAGATAGAAGCTGCTCTACAAGAGAATGAAGATAAATGGTCAGATAAAGGTTTATTTGAGAAATATATTGCAGAAGATAACCTAAAAGAGTTACTTGAAGGTATCACTTTTTATAGTACTTCAGAAGATTTAGATTGGGTTATTAAAAAAATTATAGATTTAAGCGAAAGTAAGCATTCAGCCGTCCGTGTTGCAGCTGCTGAATTAATACTTAGCATTGTTGAATACAATTATGAAGATATCAATCCAAAACTAATTGAAAAAGCAATTGATGTATTCGATTGCGATACCGACCCTGATGTTCAATCCTATATGGAAGATATTAAAGAAAATATGTGA
- a CDS encoding GntR family transcriptional regulator, whose product MNKFPGQRKTLAHDVYKHLYSSIITLKHKPGAMIYETAIADELGLSRTPVREAIHLLAAEGFVQVIPQKGIRVSFISKRKVQEAFQVRESLEAIAFQEAARRWDASLLQTKRFKIDVAHILDQQRAASEKRDVDGFYQQDESFHDKILDMCDNQTLSAIVRQVRGHVNRIRYLEFFESRDMERIIHDHEELIALIEQNDTTGVVERLKQHLGKAFHHYDEIMEKYADYFVAQAD is encoded by the coding sequence GTGAATAAGTTTCCTGGTCAGCGGAAGACATTGGCGCATGATGTGTATAAGCATCTTTATTCAAGTATTATTACGTTGAAACACAAGCCGGGTGCAATGATTTATGAGACGGCGATAGCGGATGAGCTTGGCTTAAGCAGAACGCCTGTCAGAGAAGCGATTCATTTGTTAGCTGCTGAGGGATTTGTGCAAGTTATCCCGCAGAAAGGTATTCGAGTTAGTTTTATCTCAAAGAGAAAAGTGCAAGAAGCGTTTCAGGTTAGGGAGAGCTTGGAAGCTATTGCTTTTCAGGAAGCTGCTCGCCGGTGGGATGCATCTCTTTTACAGACAAAACGGTTTAAGATTGATGTGGCACATATTTTAGACCAGCAAAGAGCTGCGTCAGAGAAGCGGGATGTGGATGGATTTTATCAACAAGATGAAAGTTTCCACGATAAGATTTTGGATATGTGCGATAATCAGACGTTAAGTGCAATTGTGCGGCAGGTGAGGGGGCATGTAAACCGGATTCGGTACTTGGAATTCTTTGAAAGCCGCGATATGGAGCGGATCATACACGACCATGAAGAATTAATTGCCTTGATTGAGCAAAATGATACAACCGGTGTCGTTGAACGACTGAAGCAGCATCTTGGGAAGGCTTTTCATCACTATGATGAGATTATGGAGAAGTATGCGGATTACTTTGTAGCACAAGCTGACTAA
- a CDS encoding TRAP transporter small permease: MKPIRWLNRYAEESMMVFLLSVMVVIITAQVGMRFVLGSSIGWSEELARYCFIWLVFIGISYGVKKQRHIRIDAFLRLLHAKQQLKLEIVVNVLFLLFAIFLLMYGGKISAQILMWGQRSPALQVNMGLVYMAAPVAMLLTSLRLTQQLLLQFKSLRTAEKNKNQV; this comes from the coding sequence ATGAAGCCTATACGATGGTTGAACCGATATGCAGAAGAAAGCATGATGGTGTTTTTGCTGAGTGTCATGGTAGTTATTATAACGGCACAAGTTGGAATGCGGTTTGTTCTTGGTTCGTCGATTGGCTGGTCAGAAGAATTGGCAAGGTATTGTTTTATCTGGCTAGTCTTTATTGGAATCAGCTACGGCGTGAAAAAGCAGCGGCACATAAGGATAGATGCATTTCTTCGATTATTACATGCAAAACAGCAGCTAAAACTTGAAATAGTAGTAAATGTTTTATTTCTTCTTTTCGCCATCTTTCTGCTTATGTATGGCGGGAAGATCAGCGCGCAAATTTTAATGTGGGGTCAGCGTTCTCCAGCACTTCAAGTAAATATGGGGCTGGTTTATATGGCAGCACCTGTTGCGATGCTTTTAACTTCTTTACGTTTAACGCAGCAGCTGTTACTTCAATTCAAGTCACTTCGAACAGCAGAAAAAAACAAAAATCAAGTGTGA
- a CDS encoding Gfo/Idh/MocA family protein translates to MQIAVLGLNHGYTFAKQLKEMKGLTLAAVAGNNAAAIERANELEVPLYQDYKQLIDQCQLDGVIITLPNHLHKEAVKYCADQGVHCLVEKPIADTTEAAREMIAYCEQKQVKLMVGHHRRFSEKINHLKQLLASDIIGDLVGVNMVWALAKDRDYYKEAWRIKASGGPLLINGIHDLDNLLYVTNLKIESAYGVARNKIRGFKVEDAVTAILEAADGTVIHYFLTDGVPSPWSYEFNVMENPIYHFYEEDCYHFFGTKGSLAFPSFRCFRYSEDQYGWKHALTEEQFPLETTADPIIGELEHFKAVLKGETAPRVTGEEGLKTLEILEAINLSVQEKRKVSLHE, encoded by the coding sequence ATGCAGATTGCGGTTTTAGGTTTGAATCATGGCTACACGTTTGCAAAGCAGCTAAAAGAAATGAAAGGTTTGACTTTAGCGGCTGTAGCTGGCAATAATGCTGCTGCGATTGAGCGGGCAAATGAACTGGAAGTCCCTCTGTACCAAGATTACAAGCAGCTAATCGATCAATGTCAGCTGGATGGTGTCATTATTACACTGCCGAATCATTTACACAAAGAAGCGGTTAAATATTGTGCCGATCAGGGGGTGCATTGTTTAGTAGAAAAACCGATTGCTGATACAACCGAAGCTGCACGTGAGATGATTGCTTATTGCGAGCAGAAGCAAGTAAAGCTTATGGTTGGGCATCATCGCCGGTTCTCTGAGAAAATCAATCACTTAAAGCAATTGTTAGCTAGCGATATAATAGGCGACTTGGTTGGGGTGAATATGGTGTGGGCACTTGCTAAGGATCGAGACTACTATAAAGAAGCTTGGCGCATCAAAGCAAGTGGCGGACCATTATTAATTAATGGCATTCATGACTTAGATAATTTGCTGTATGTAACAAACCTCAAAATTGAAAGCGCTTACGGAGTGGCGCGTAATAAAATACGAGGATTTAAAGTAGAAGATGCTGTAACAGCAATTTTAGAAGCGGCAGATGGAACGGTTATTCATTACTTTCTTACAGATGGCGTGCCTTCCCCGTGGTCTTATGAATTCAATGTAATGGAGAACCCAATTTACCACTTTTATGAAGAAGATTGCTACCACTTTTTTGGTACAAAAGGAAGTTTAGCTTTTCCAAGCTTTCGCTGCTTCCGATACAGTGAGGATCAATATGGGTGGAAGCATGCGCTAACAGAAGAACAATTTCCCTTGGAAACAACAGCAGATCCAATCATTGGGGAATTGGAGCACTTTAAAGCAGTACTAAAAGGGGAGACTGCGCCGCGTGTGACAGGTGAAGAAGGTCTCAAAACGTTAGAAATACTAGAGGCAATTAACCTCTCTGTGCAAGAGAAGAGAAAGGTCAGCCTGCATGAGTGA
- a CDS encoding TRAP transporter large permease, whose amino-acid sequence MTAIVMFVSFGLLLLLSVPIGIALVLACIATIVAAQDISFAFLAQSLITSVDSFPIMAVPFFILAGEIMGKGGLSKRLINVAESIVGNVTGGVAMTTIITCLFFAAISGSGPATVAAVGGIMIPMMADMGYSRRFAAGIVAAAGTLGVILPPSIPMIVYGVTSGTSVGDLFISGILPSILIAVLLMIYVYFYAKKKGYSGTGEPFQIKRVLRAVWDAKWALLVPVIILGGIYGGYFTPTEAAVVAVAYGLIAGVLLYRELKLKDLYDVFRKAALTTATIMLIIGAATAFGKVMILEQMPARIANAMLSVSENPVILISLVVIMLLLIGMVMDTTAAIIIFTPLLVPVGMELGFDPVQFGMMIILALVIGFITPPIGVNLFVASEISGLSIMKISKAIVPYIVVMLVALLLVILIPDLTLLFLGGE is encoded by the coding sequence ATGACGGCAATCGTTATGTTCGTAAGCTTTGGTCTCTTATTGCTGTTAAGTGTCCCAATTGGGATCGCATTAGTCTTGGCTTGTATTGCGACAATTGTAGCGGCCCAGGATATATCCTTTGCATTTTTGGCACAAAGTCTTATCACGTCGGTAGATTCCTTCCCTATTATGGCTGTGCCTTTCTTTATCTTAGCCGGCGAAATAATGGGCAAGGGAGGCCTTTCCAAGCGATTAATTAACGTTGCAGAGTCGATTGTTGGCAATGTAACTGGCGGGGTGGCAATGACGACAATTATTACCTGCCTATTCTTTGCAGCTATATCCGGTTCTGGTCCGGCGACAGTTGCAGCTGTCGGAGGGATAATGATCCCGATGATGGCAGATATGGGGTACAGCAGACGGTTTGCGGCTGGTATCGTTGCTGCTGCCGGTACGTTAGGCGTTATTCTGCCTCCAAGTATTCCTATGATTGTATATGGCGTAACGAGTGGCACATCTGTTGGTGATTTGTTTATCTCGGGCATCCTTCCAAGTATTTTGATTGCTGTTTTGCTTATGATCTACGTTTATTTCTACGCAAAGAAAAAAGGCTACAGCGGAACAGGAGAGCCATTCCAAATCAAACGTGTGCTGCGTGCAGTTTGGGATGCGAAATGGGCGCTGCTAGTGCCAGTGATAATCTTAGGAGGTATTTATGGCGGGTACTTTACACCAACAGAAGCGGCGGTTGTTGCAGTTGCGTATGGTTTGATTGCAGGTGTATTGCTATATAGAGAACTGAAATTGAAAGACTTATATGATGTGTTTCGCAAAGCTGCTTTGACGACTGCAACAATTATGCTGATTATTGGTGCGGCAACTGCATTCGGAAAAGTAATGATCTTGGAGCAAATGCCAGCGCGCATTGCGAATGCCATGCTTTCTGTTTCGGAAAATCCAGTGATACTCATTTCCCTCGTTGTTATCATGCTGCTTCTGATTGGTATGGTAATGGACACAACGGCAGCAATTATCATTTTCACGCCTCTGTTAGTTCCAGTTGGCATGGAGCTTGGTTTTGATCCTGTCCAGTTTGGTATGATGATAATTTTGGCACTGGTTATTGGCTTTATTACGCCTCCGATTGGCGTAAACTTATTTGTTGCTAGTGAAATATCTGGTTTATCTATTATGAAAATCTCTAAAGCCATCGTTCCTTATATTGTCGTCATGCTCGTAGCACTGCTGCTCGTCATTTTGATTCCAGATCTCACGTTGCTGTTTTTAGGCGGCGAATAA
- a CDS encoding manganese catalase family protein, with product MFSHQKVLQYNSKPDQPDALFAKKMQEILGGQYGEITVAMQYLFQGWSTRGEEKYKDLIMDTAAEEIGHVEMIATMIARLLDGAPVKEQEEAAKDPVIASILGGMNPQHAIVAGLGPRPADSNGVPWNAGYIIASGNLLADMRANINAESQGRLQVARLYEMTEDKGVRDMLSFLLARDSMHQNQWIAAARELEEKNGIVVPGSFPKELEADGFSHSLINFSEGEESKEGSWASGQAPDGGEFKYESKPKAHGGPQELQPAPQYVYPK from the coding sequence ATGTTTAGTCATCAAAAAGTACTGCAATACAACTCGAAACCAGACCAACCAGATGCACTTTTCGCGAAGAAGATGCAGGAAATCCTTGGCGGACAGTATGGTGAGATTACTGTTGCCATGCAATACTTATTCCAAGGCTGGAGTACGCGCGGCGAAGAAAAATATAAAGATTTAATTATGGATACAGCGGCTGAAGAGATTGGCCACGTTGAAATGATTGCTACGATGATTGCCCGTCTTCTGGATGGAGCACCAGTGAAAGAACAAGAAGAAGCTGCGAAAGACCCCGTGATTGCCTCTATTCTGGGCGGTATGAATCCACAGCATGCCATCGTTGCCGGTTTGGGACCTCGTCCTGCAGATAGTAACGGAGTACCTTGGAACGCGGGTTATATTATTGCAAGCGGCAACTTACTCGCAGATATGCGTGCAAATATTAATGCAGAATCCCAAGGACGCCTGCAAGTGGCGCGCCTATATGAAATGACAGAAGATAAAGGTGTGCGCGATATGCTATCCTTCCTATTAGCACGTGATTCCATGCACCAAAACCAATGGATTGCTGCTGCACGTGAATTGGAAGAGAAAAACGGCATCGTTGTTCCAGGCTCCTTCCCGAAAGAGTTGGAAGCAGATGGCTTCTCCCATAGCTTAATCAACTTTTCAGAAGGCGAAGAATCCAAAGAAGGAAGCTGGGCATCAGGACAAGCTCCTGATGGCGGTGAATTCAAATACGAATCTAAACCAAAAGCACACGGCGGCCCGCAGGAACTGCAGCCAGCACCGCAGTATGTGTATCCGAAGTAA
- a CDS encoding TRAP transporter substrate-binding protein → MKRLIVCLSLLSILFFVSACSSGSAADEEVKIMRLANATPDDRSLSKAMHLFEERLEEETNGSIDVEVFSNSVIGGDREIFEGLQLNTVQGASMSTGPIAQFADEFNVMDLPFLFANEEEAYRVLDGEVGERLLDELDAQNVVGLNYWENGFRLLSNNVREVQTVEDVKGIDIRTLENEWHMNLWSSLGANPTPMNYGELYIGLEQGTVDAQENPAGNVVNSHFYEVQDYLTVTNHIYNASPFMVSKPFWESLTEEEKSAVKRIADEVQQEQRQMNQQEQEESFAFLKDKGMKITELSEEEMNRFREETQQVRDSYKAEYGDEWLKQIEAEATK, encoded by the coding sequence ATGAAACGTTTGATAGTGTGTTTGTCCTTGCTAAGTATCTTATTTTTTGTAAGCGCTTGCAGTAGCGGTTCTGCAGCAGATGAGGAAGTCAAGATAATGCGTCTTGCAAACGCAACGCCGGATGATCGATCGCTCAGTAAGGCGATGCATTTATTTGAAGAGAGATTGGAAGAAGAGACAAATGGCTCCATTGACGTGGAAGTATTCTCGAACAGTGTGATTGGGGGAGACCGAGAAATATTTGAAGGGTTGCAGTTGAATACCGTTCAGGGTGCATCCATGTCGACAGGTCCGATCGCCCAGTTTGCAGATGAATTCAATGTGATGGATCTTCCTTTCTTGTTCGCCAATGAAGAAGAGGCTTACCGCGTGTTAGACGGAGAGGTTGGAGAGCGTCTTCTGGATGAATTAGATGCGCAGAACGTTGTTGGATTAAATTATTGGGAAAATGGATTCCGGCTTCTCAGCAATAATGTACGAGAAGTGCAAACGGTAGAAGATGTAAAAGGCATTGATATCCGTACATTGGAAAATGAGTGGCATATGAATCTTTGGAGTTCGCTTGGTGCAAATCCAACGCCAATGAACTACGGCGAATTGTATATAGGATTGGAACAAGGGACGGTGGATGCCCAAGAAAATCCTGCAGGAAATGTAGTGAACAGTCATTTTTATGAAGTGCAGGATTACCTAACAGTGACGAATCATATTTACAACGCAAGTCCATTTATGGTGAGTAAGCCGTTCTGGGAGTCGCTTACAGAAGAGGAGAAAAGTGCTGTTAAGAGGATAGCGGATGAAGTACAGCAGGAGCAGCGTCAAATGAATCAGCAAGAGCAAGAGGAAAGCTTCGCATTTTTGAAAGACAAAGGAATGAAGATAACCGAGTTAAGTGAGGAAGAAATGAATCGCTTTCGAGAAGAAACACAACAAGTACGCGATAGCTACAAAGCGGAGTATGGAGATGAATGGCTGAAACAGATAGAGGCGGAAGCCACCAAATAA
- a CDS encoding putative holin-like toxin — protein MATIEFMLAIGKFMFMFGMFILALLTYIDKK, from the coding sequence ATGGCGACAATCGAGTTCATGCTGGCTATTGGCAAATTTATGTTCATGTTCGGCATGTTTATACTTGCATTGTTGACCTATATAGACAAAAAATAG
- a CDS encoding HNH endonuclease: MKTKLNKIFFSLLSLVLILGFVGPTYASANENNNVNDSNTSDNPSTTIIEDAPDSETEEVSEEDFQNGEILEDDNSSLEGLEDVPATDDSFSAQWAFLIPPAIAIVSRVGGKLVVKQYLKKSTKNITIRNGHLAGKTHSSGIKFDSKGFPKFPSKFNTTLPTSLIKSSNSSQFRAANAALKKQIGKDSVKKKFSMRQVNDIKNGLTPRGMTWHHHQNTGKLQLVDTAKHKATGHTGGKSIWGSL; the protein is encoded by the coding sequence ATGAAAACAAAACTGAATAAAATCTTTTTCTCTCTTCTGTCACTAGTTTTAATATTAGGGTTTGTTGGCCCTACATATGCTTCAGCGAATGAAAACAATAACGTTAATGATTCAAACACATCAGATAATCCCTCAACCACTATTATTGAAGATGCACCAGACTCAGAAACCGAAGAAGTAAGTGAAGAAGATTTCCAAAATGGAGAAATTCTAGAAGACGATAATTCCTCTCTCGAAGGATTAGAAGACGTACCAGCTACGGACGATTCTTTTTCAGCACAATGGGCTTTCTTAATTCCCCCAGCTATCGCTATTGTTAGTAGAGTCGGTGGTAAACTAGTTGTAAAACAATATTTAAAGAAATCTACGAAAAATATAACCATTAGAAATGGACATCTAGCAGGCAAAACTCATTCTTCAGGTATTAAATTTGATAGTAAGGGATTCCCTAAATTCCCTTCTAAATTTAATACAACCCTGCCAACAAGTTTGATTAAATCAAGTAATTCCTCTCAATTTAGAGCTGCTAATGCTGCACTAAAGAAGCAAATTGGCAAGGACAGTGTTAAGAAGAAATTCTCCATGCGTCAGGTTAATGACATAAAAAACGGTTTAACTCCTAGAGGCATGACTTGGCATCATCACCAAAATACTGGCAAACTTCAGCTAGTTGACACAGCTAAGCACAAAGCAACTGGCCATACGGGCGGTAAATCAATCTGGGGATCTCTATAA
- a CDS encoding aldehyde dehydrogenase family protein gives MGMRKARPYVNGVWIDDERESTPVLGPYQNECIGFQLAADKAEVNEALQAAHTDKKQMAALSPAFRAKVLYQAAELLEARKEEFATLIAREVGKALKNTRDEVERSIETLKLSAEEAKRLFGETLPGGASERGLSSMALTFRIPVGVVAAITPFNAPLNLICHKIGPSFAAGNVTILKPAPQAPLIAAALVELLLEAGMPAQAIHMVLGGKEIGEQLVQDERVNLVSFTGGVPGGRQISKTAGMKKVLLELGGNAGTIVHEDANIERAAAICAKTGFSNSGQSCISVQRIYVHENVLEAFVSKLKEHTAALIVGNPEDEQTDVGCVVNTQTAERVRDWLEEAVAEGAELLYGGKATGASVQPAILYNPKKQSKVVCQEVFGPVVSVLPYREIDTAIQEVNDSEFGLQAGIFSNSLEVIRKAAIELEVGGVVVNGSSNFRLDHWPYGGIKNSGIGREGPRFAAEEMTELKMVVLQDLL, from the coding sequence ATCGGGATGCGAAAGGCAAGACCTTATGTAAATGGTGTATGGATTGATGATGAACGGGAATCCACACCGGTACTTGGTCCTTATCAGAATGAATGTATTGGGTTCCAACTGGCGGCAGACAAAGCAGAAGTTAATGAGGCTTTGCAAGCAGCACATACGGATAAAAAACAAATGGCTGCTCTGTCTCCGGCATTCCGTGCGAAGGTACTGTACCAGGCTGCTGAATTGCTGGAAGCACGCAAAGAGGAGTTTGCAACGTTAATTGCCAGAGAAGTTGGAAAGGCACTGAAAAATACACGTGATGAAGTGGAACGGTCTATTGAAACATTGAAGCTTTCTGCAGAAGAAGCGAAACGACTGTTCGGAGAAACTTTGCCAGGAGGCGCTTCCGAACGCGGACTTTCCTCGATGGCGTTAACATTTCGGATACCTGTCGGGGTAGTTGCGGCGATCACACCCTTCAATGCACCACTTAACTTGATTTGCCATAAAATCGGGCCGAGTTTTGCGGCTGGCAATGTTACCATCCTAAAGCCAGCTCCGCAAGCGCCATTAATTGCGGCGGCATTAGTAGAATTACTGCTGGAGGCCGGTATGCCAGCACAAGCGATTCATATGGTGTTGGGCGGAAAAGAAATCGGCGAACAGCTCGTACAAGATGAGCGTGTGAATCTTGTTTCTTTTACCGGAGGTGTTCCTGGCGGCAGGCAGATCAGCAAGACGGCAGGTATGAAAAAGGTGTTATTAGAACTTGGCGGAAATGCGGGGACAATTGTACATGAAGATGCCAACATCGAGCGGGCAGCCGCCATTTGCGCGAAAACCGGATTCAGTAATTCCGGGCAAAGCTGTATATCTGTCCAGCGGATTTATGTGCATGAAAATGTTTTAGAAGCGTTTGTATCCAAGCTGAAAGAGCATACAGCAGCACTTATTGTAGGGAATCCCGAAGATGAACAGACGGATGTCGGATGTGTGGTTAACACTCAAACAGCGGAGCGCGTTCGTGACTGGCTGGAAGAAGCGGTAGCGGAAGGAGCTGAACTTCTGTATGGAGGAAAGGCAACCGGTGCTTCCGTCCAGCCTGCAATTTTATATAATCCAAAAAAACAAAGCAAGGTCGTTTGTCAGGAAGTATTCGGGCCGGTTGTCAGTGTACTGCCTTATCGAGAAATCGATACAGCAATCCAAGAAGTAAATGATTCAGAATTTGGCTTGCAAGCGGGTATCTTTTCGAACTCACTTGAGGTAATTAGAAAGGCCGCAATTGAACTGGAGGTTGGCGGTGTTGTCGTGAATGGGTCCTCGAATTTCCGACTAGACCACTGGCCTTATGGCGGTATTAAGAACAGCGGCATTGGCAGAGAAGGTCCAAGATTTGCTGCGGAAGAGATGACAGAATTGAAGATGGTTGTGCTGCAGGATTTGCTGTAA